The Myxococcota bacterium genome has a segment encoding these proteins:
- a CDS encoding undecaprenyl-diphosphate phosphatase, which produces MTIVEALVLGLVQGLTEFLPVSSSGHLVIFETLFGIEGEGGLVFEVAVHVATLLAILVVYRARVAGLARGALARDRDAWAYIAKLALATFPAVVVGLGAKDRIEATFASPAVVGVCLVVTAAILWTTRATLPRARAAEPGFAAALWIGCAQAFAILPGISRSGTTVAAALALGVAPIAAAEFSFLLGTIAIAGAAVLILPDLAGARAELAPIALGSAAALASGVGAIALFLRLLERKTFHAFAYYLVPAGLGFLAYTALRA; this is translated from the coding sequence ATGACGATCGTCGAAGCGCTCGTGCTCGGCCTCGTGCAGGGGCTGACCGAGTTCCTGCCCGTGTCGAGCTCGGGCCACCTCGTGATCTTCGAGACGCTATTCGGGATCGAGGGCGAGGGCGGCCTCGTGTTCGAGGTCGCCGTGCACGTGGCGACGCTGCTCGCGATCCTCGTCGTCTACCGCGCGCGCGTCGCCGGCCTCGCGCGCGGAGCGCTCGCGCGCGACCGCGACGCGTGGGCCTACATCGCGAAGCTCGCGCTCGCGACGTTTCCCGCCGTCGTCGTCGGTCTCGGCGCGAAGGACCGCATCGAGGCGACGTTCGCGAGCCCGGCCGTCGTCGGCGTCTGCCTCGTCGTCACCGCGGCCATCCTGTGGACGACGCGCGCGACGCTCCCGCGCGCGCGCGCCGCGGAGCCGGGCTTCGCGGCCGCGCTCTGGATCGGCTGCGCCCAGGCGTTCGCCATCCTGCCCGGCATCTCGCGCAGCGGCACGACGGTGGCCGCCGCGCTCGCGCTCGGCGTCGCGCCGATCGCGGCCGCCGAGTTCTCGTTCCTGCTCGGCACGATCGCGATCGCGGGCGCGGCGGTGCTGATCCTGCCCGACCTCGCGGGCGCGCGCGCCGAGCTCGCGCCGATCGCGCTCGGGAGCGCGGCGGCGCTCGCGTCGGGCGTCGGCGCGATCGCGCTCTTCCTGCGCCTGCTCGAGCGCAAGACGTTCCACGCGTTCGCCTACTACCTGGTCCCGGCCGGTCTCGGCTTCCTCGCGTACACGGCGCTGCGCGCCTAG
- a CDS encoding sigma-70 family RNA polymerase sigma factor yields the protein MSEKQHAKSDPKAKSSAQGATPVAQSEELDPGRERRPLESYFQEIGGTRTLKREEEVVLAKDLEASTAQLRDALYAIPSSAKHVVSRWDALRALSHTGAKLSESAGDEETGEIAARVERAVKKLRGHLADRDKIWLKGADADADALAKADARIAKDMHGAQLSLAVLVELREQALDLAAEMRQARRRTRRLAELEEQAGVAKERLLELVDRVETAHHQMTTVKNRFIEHNLKLVVAIAKDYRNLGLSFPDLIQEGNLGLIRAVEKFDHRRGFKFSTYAVWWIRQALVRAIQNHSRTIRLPSHVHDRLQRSQRVRAELTGKLGREPTPAELAPALGTDTESLEALDRLSREAISLESTVAGTEKRLEDFVADPTSTRPDGGIDDERMRTGVGSLIGSLTPREQLILRLRYGLGGEEEHTLEQIGQSLGLSRERVRQLEARALKKLRETQPAQRLHPILEP from the coding sequence ATGAGCGAGAAGCAGCACGCAAAGAGCGATCCGAAGGCGAAGTCGTCCGCACAGGGCGCGACGCCCGTCGCGCAGTCCGAGGAGCTCGATCCCGGCCGCGAGCGGCGGCCGCTCGAGTCCTACTTCCAGGAGATCGGCGGCACGCGCACGCTCAAGCGCGAGGAGGAGGTCGTCCTCGCGAAGGATCTCGAGGCGTCGACGGCGCAGCTGCGCGACGCGCTCTACGCGATCCCGAGCTCGGCCAAGCACGTCGTCTCGCGCTGGGATGCGCTGCGCGCGCTGTCCCACACGGGCGCCAAGCTCTCGGAGTCGGCCGGCGACGAGGAGACGGGCGAGATCGCGGCGCGCGTCGAGCGCGCCGTCAAGAAGCTGCGCGGCCACCTGGCCGACCGCGACAAGATCTGGCTCAAGGGCGCCGACGCCGATGCGGACGCGCTCGCCAAGGCCGACGCCAGGATCGCGAAGGACATGCACGGCGCGCAGCTGTCGCTCGCCGTGCTGGTCGAGCTGCGCGAGCAGGCGCTCGACCTCGCGGCCGAGATGCGCCAGGCGCGCCGGCGCACGCGTCGGCTCGCCGAGCTCGAGGAGCAGGCCGGCGTCGCGAAGGAGCGGCTGCTCGAGCTGGTCGACCGCGTCGAGACGGCGCACCACCAGATGACGACGGTCAAGAACCGCTTCATCGAGCACAACCTGAAGCTCGTGGTCGCGATCGCGAAGGACTACCGGAACCTCGGCCTGTCGTTCCCGGACCTGATCCAGGAGGGCAACCTGGGGCTCATCCGCGCGGTCGAGAAGTTCGATCACCGGCGCGGCTTCAAGTTCTCGACGTACGCGGTCTGGTGGATCCGCCAGGCGCTCGTGCGCGCGATCCAGAACCACTCGCGCACGATCCGCCTGCCCTCGCACGTGCACGACCGGCTGCAGCGCAGCCAGCGCGTGCGCGCGGAGCTGACGGGCAAGCTCGGCCGCGAGCCGACGCCGGCCGAGCTCGCGCCGGCGCTCGGCACCGACACCGAGTCGCTCGAAGCGCTCGACCGCCTCTCGCGCGAGGCGATCTCGCTCGAGTCGACGGTGGCGGGAACGGAGAAGCGGCTCGAGGACTTCGTGGCCGACCCGACGTCCACGCGCCCGGACGGCGGCATCGACGACGAGCGCATGCGCACCGGGGTGGGCTCGCTGATCGGGTCGCTCACGCCGCGCGAGCAGCTCATCCTGCGCCTGCGCTACGGCCTCGGCGGCGAGGAGGAGCACACGCTCGAGCAGATCGGCCAGTCGCTCGGCCTCTCGCGCGAGCGCGTCCGCCAGCTCGAGGCGCGCGCGCTCAAGAAGCTGCGCGAGACGCAGCCCGCGCAGCGGCTCCACCCGATCCTCGAGCCGTAG